The following are from one region of the Achromobacter xylosoxidans genome:
- a CDS encoding YbaK/EbsC family protein translates to MSPESLAALPESAQRVARLLLELGHDKPVVVLPQTGKTSAEAAAGLGCEVAQIAKSIIFRRASDDAPVLVIASGANRVDEAKVASQVGPLAKADAKFVRDMTGYAIGGVCPIGHAVKPVMLLDADLFNYDSLWAAAGHPHAVFNLTPRQLADMTGAPVVDVALRA, encoded by the coding sequence ATGTCGCCTGAGTCCCTTGCCGCCTTGCCCGAATCCGCCCAGCGCGTCGCGCGCCTGCTGCTGGAACTGGGGCATGACAAGCCCGTGGTCGTCCTGCCGCAAACCGGCAAGACCTCGGCGGAAGCGGCGGCGGGGCTAGGCTGCGAGGTCGCGCAGATCGCCAAGTCCATCATCTTCCGGCGCGCCTCGGATGACGCGCCGGTGCTGGTCATCGCCAGCGGCGCGAACCGAGTGGACGAGGCCAAGGTGGCCTCGCAGGTGGGTCCGCTGGCCAAGGCGGACGCGAAGTTCGTGCGCGACATGACCGGCTATGCGATCGGCGGCGTGTGTCCCATCGGCCATGCGGTCAAGCCGGTGATGCTGCTGGACGCGGATCTTTTCAACTACGACAGCCTGTGGGCTGCCGCGGGACATCCGCATGCGGTGTTCAACCTGACGCCGCGGCAACTGGCGGACATGACCGGCGCGCCGGTCGTGGACGTGGCGCTGCGCGCCTGA
- a CDS encoding Lrp/AsnC family transcriptional regulator: MSTSPKIDETDRKILRALRADGRLTNLKLAEQVGLSPTPCWNRVKALEEAGVIEGYAALLNQKALGLPDTVMIEVTLEHHDDDTLARFGEEITRLPEVVEAFLVTGEYDYLIKVAVAGTEGYEEFLRKRLYKLRGVRHSRSTFVLRRLKHTPSVEP, from the coding sequence ATGTCCACATCGCCCAAAATCGACGAAACCGACCGCAAGATCCTGCGCGCGCTGCGTGCGGACGGGCGCCTCACCAACCTGAAACTGGCCGAGCAGGTGGGCCTGTCGCCCACGCCTTGCTGGAACCGGGTCAAGGCGCTGGAGGAGGCGGGCGTGATCGAGGGCTACGCCGCCCTCTTGAACCAGAAGGCGCTGGGCTTGCCGGACACCGTCATGATCGAGGTGACGCTGGAACACCACGATGACGACACGCTGGCGCGCTTTGGCGAAGAGATCACGCGGCTGCCGGAAGTGGTCGAGGCCTTTCTCGTGACGGGCGAGTATGACTATCTGATCAAGGTGGCGGTGGCGGGAACCGAAGGCTACGAGGAGTTCCTGCGCAAGCGGCTCTACAAGCTGCGCGGCGTGCGGCACAGCCGTTCCACCTTCGTGTTGCGGCGTCTGAAGCACACGCCTTCGGTCGAGCCCTGA
- the fusA gene encoding elongation factor G, with product MTRKTRIELYRNIGISAHIDAGKTTTTERILFYTGITHKIGEVHDGAAVMDWMEQEQERGITITSAATTAFWKGMAGNYPEHRINIIDTPGHVDFTIEVERSMRVLDGAVMVYDAVGGVQPQSETVWRQANKYKVPRLAFVNKMDRVGADFLRVQRQIAERLKGDAVPIQLPVGAEDHFEGVIDLVKMKAIIWDEASQGVRFEYRDIPASMQAQAQEWHDKMVEKAAEANETLLEKYLSGEPLTEDEIKQGLRMRTVANEIVPMLCGSAFKNKGVQAMLDAVIDYMPSPVDVPAIKGHDVRDHEIERHPTDNEPFSALAFKIMTDPFVGQLVFFRVYSGVVKSGDSVFNPIKEKKERLGRILQMHANERREITEVYAGDIAAAVGIKDVTTGDTLTDPAHIIILERMVFPEPVISQAVEPKTKADQEKMGIALGRLAQEDPSFRVRTDEESGQTIISGMGELHLEILVDRMKREFGVEATVGKPQVAYRETIRKTCNEVEGKFVKQSGGRGQYGHVVLKLEPQEPGKGYEFVDAIKGGVVPREFIPAVDKGIREALNAGVLAGYPVVDVKATLFFGSYHDVDSNENAFKMAGSMAFKEGMRRADPVLLEPMMQVEVETPEDFTGNVMGDLSSRRGMVQGMEDIAGGGGKLVRAEVPLAEMFGYSTSLRSLTQGRATYSMEFKHYAEAPRQVAQEVMAAQGTGR from the coding sequence ATGACTCGCAAGACGCGTATCGAGCTTTACCGCAATATCGGCATCAGCGCCCACATCGACGCGGGCAAGACGACGACCACCGAGCGCATCCTCTTCTACACCGGCATCACCCACAAGATCGGCGAGGTGCATGACGGCGCCGCCGTGATGGACTGGATGGAGCAGGAACAGGAACGCGGCATCACCATCACGTCGGCCGCCACCACCGCCTTCTGGAAGGGCATGGCGGGCAACTATCCCGAACACCGCATCAACATCATCGACACGCCGGGCCACGTCGACTTCACCATCGAGGTCGAGCGTTCCATGCGCGTGCTGGATGGCGCGGTCATGGTCTACGACGCCGTGGGCGGCGTGCAGCCGCAATCCGAAACCGTCTGGCGCCAGGCCAACAAGTACAAGGTGCCGCGGTTGGCCTTCGTCAACAAGATGGACCGGGTCGGCGCCGACTTCCTGCGCGTGCAGCGCCAGATCGCCGAACGCCTGAAGGGCGACGCCGTGCCCATCCAGCTGCCGGTGGGCGCCGAGGACCATTTCGAAGGCGTGATCGACCTGGTCAAGATGAAGGCCATCATCTGGGATGAGGCCAGCCAGGGCGTGCGCTTCGAGTACCGCGACATTCCCGCCTCGATGCAGGCCCAGGCCCAGGAATGGCACGACAAGATGGTGGAGAAGGCCGCCGAGGCCAACGAAACCCTGTTGGAAAAATACCTGTCGGGCGAACCCTTGACCGAGGATGAAATCAAGCAGGGCCTGCGCATGCGCACGGTCGCCAACGAGATCGTGCCGATGCTCTGTGGCAGCGCGTTCAAGAACAAGGGCGTGCAGGCCATGCTGGACGCGGTCATCGACTATATGCCTTCACCCGTTGACGTGCCCGCGATCAAGGGCCACGACGTGCGCGATCATGAAATCGAACGGCATCCCACCGACAACGAGCCGTTTTCGGCCTTGGCCTTCAAGATCATGACCGACCCCTTTGTCGGCCAACTGGTGTTCTTCCGCGTTTATTCGGGCGTGGTGAAATCGGGCGACTCGGTCTTCAATCCCATCAAGGAAAAGAAGGAAAGGCTGGGCCGCATCCTGCAGATGCACGCCAACGAGCGGCGCGAGATCACCGAGGTCTACGCGGGCGACATCGCGGCGGCCGTGGGCATCAAGGACGTCACCACTGGCGACACGCTGACCGATCCCGCCCACATCATCATCCTGGAACGCATGGTGTTTCCGGAGCCCGTGATTTCCCAGGCCGTGGAGCCCAAGACCAAGGCCGACCAGGAAAAAATGGGCATCGCGCTGGGCCGCCTGGCGCAAGAGGATCCGTCGTTCCGCGTGCGCACGGATGAAGAGTCCGGCCAGACCATCATTTCCGGCATGGGCGAGCTGCACCTGGAAATCCTGGTCGACCGCATGAAGCGCGAGTTCGGCGTCGAGGCCACGGTGGGCAAGCCCCAGGTCGCGTACCGCGAAACCATACGCAAGACCTGCAACGAGGTCGAAGGCAAGTTCGTCAAGCAATCGGGCGGGCGCGGCCAGTACGGCCATGTGGTGCTCAAGCTGGAACCGCAGGAGCCCGGCAAGGGCTATGAATTCGTCGATGCCATCAAGGGCGGCGTGGTGCCGCGCGAGTTCATTCCGGCCGTCGACAAGGGCATACGCGAAGCCCTCAATGCCGGAGTGCTGGCGGGCTATCCGGTGGTGGATGTGAAGGCGACGCTGTTCTTCGGCTCGTACCACGACGTGGATTCGAACGAGAACGCCTTCAAGATGGCGGGCTCGATGGCCTTCAAGGAAGGCATGCGCCGCGCCGATCCGGTGCTGCTGGAACCCATGATGCAGGTCGAGGTGGAAACGCCCGAGGACTTCACCGGCAACGTCATGGGCGACTTGTCCTCGCGGCGCGGCATGGTGCAGGGCATGGAGGACATCGCGGGCGGCGGCGGCAAGCTGGTGCGCGCCGAAGTGCCACTGGCCGAGATGTTCGGGTACTCCACCTCGCTGCGCTCGCTGACCCAGGGGCGTGCGACCTACAGTATGGAGTTCAAGCACTATGCCGAGGCGCCGCGCCAGGTGGCGCAGGAAGTGATGGCGGCTCAGGGCACCGGCCGTTGA
- a CDS encoding alpha/beta fold hydrolase: MRSEPVLPLQTALIGGYAMSYTEYGSGAPLVLVHGSLSDCRYWKSQMAPLGKSFRVLAVCLRRYWPETWDGEGEGFSVEQHASDVLEFIDTVAGEPAHLVGHSRGGRVALEAALQQPAALRSLTLADPGLPLPGDDDLRGGFRQRALALIRDGEIEDGLALFVDTVTGPDTWQRMVPWFKEMVRDNVGTLFGQAEEKPEALTPGQIGTLKLPTLLIGGALSPAPYPAVLDALSQWLPQAQRVTITGSSHGMNLGNPRAFNGAIEAFIGG, from the coding sequence ATGCGTTCCGAACCCGTCCTGCCCCTGCAAACCGCCCTGATTGGCGGCTACGCCATGTCCTACACCGAGTACGGCAGCGGTGCGCCCCTGGTGCTGGTGCACGGCTCCTTGTCCGACTGCCGCTACTGGAAGTCGCAGATGGCGCCGCTGGGCAAGTCGTTCCGCGTGCTGGCGGTCTGCCTGCGCCGCTACTGGCCTGAAACCTGGGACGGCGAAGGCGAGGGTTTTTCAGTCGAACAGCATGCCAGCGACGTGCTGGAGTTCATCGATACGGTGGCAGGCGAACCGGCCCATCTGGTGGGCCATTCCCGCGGCGGCCGCGTGGCGCTGGAGGCCGCATTGCAGCAGCCTGCCGCGCTGCGCAGCCTGACCCTGGCCGATCCGGGCCTGCCGCTGCCCGGCGACGACGACCTGCGCGGGGGCTTTCGCCAGCGCGCGCTGGCGCTCATCCGCGACGGCGAGATCGAAGATGGCCTGGCGCTGTTCGTGGATACCGTCACCGGACCCGACACCTGGCAACGCATGGTGCCGTGGTTCAAGGAAATGGTGCGCGACAACGTCGGCACGCTGTTCGGGCAGGCCGAGGAAAAGCCCGAAGCGCTGACGCCCGGGCAGATCGGCACGCTGAAGCTGCCGACCCTGCTGATTGGCGGCGCGCTCAGCCCCGCGCCCTATCCGGCCGTTTTGGATGCCCTGTCGCAATGGCTGCCGCAAGCGCAGCGCGTGACGATCACCGGATCGTCGCACGGCATGAACCTGGGCAATCCGCGCGCCTTCAACGGCGCGATCGAGGCATTCATCGGCGGCTGA
- a CDS encoding FecCD family ABC transporter permease yields MPPAASAVAAYRHILRRRAGLIALLLAALFIALLADFTVGPSGLPWGELWQTLTAPGAADPTTRVIVWDIRLPSTLMAALVGMALGMAGAEMQTILNNPLASPFTLGVSSAAAFGASLAIVLQLGLPGVPAGWLVAGNAFLFALLAALMLDAVTRWGGMNTSGVVLFGIAMLFTFNALVSLVQFMASAEALQNLVFWTMGSLSRSSWTTVGVLAAAFAVALPLAMRQSWKLTALRLGEDRAASFGVDVRRVRVAALARVSLLSALAVAFVGTIGFIGLVAPHIARRLFGEDHRYFLPGSALVGAVILSLASIASKNLMPGVVVPVGIVTALVGIPFFASVVLRRQMP; encoded by the coding sequence ATGCCGCCTGCCGCGAGCGCGGTTGCCGCATACCGGCACATCCTGCGCCGCCGGGCAGGGCTTATCGCCCTGCTGCTGGCGGCGCTTTTCATTGCGCTGCTGGCCGACTTCACCGTCGGCCCCTCGGGCCTGCCCTGGGGCGAACTGTGGCAGACGCTCACTGCACCCGGCGCGGCTGATCCGACCACCCGAGTCATCGTGTGGGACATCCGTCTGCCATCGACGTTGATGGCCGCCCTGGTCGGCATGGCGCTGGGGATGGCGGGCGCGGAAATGCAGACCATCCTGAACAACCCCCTGGCCAGCCCATTTACGCTGGGCGTGTCGTCCGCCGCGGCCTTTGGCGCCTCGCTGGCCATCGTGCTGCAGCTGGGCCTGCCCGGCGTTCCCGCTGGCTGGCTGGTGGCCGGCAACGCTTTCCTGTTTGCGCTGCTGGCGGCCTTGATGCTGGACGCCGTGACCCGTTGGGGCGGCATGAATACCTCGGGCGTGGTGCTGTTCGGCATCGCCATGCTGTTCACCTTCAATGCGCTGGTGTCGCTGGTGCAGTTCATGGCCAGCGCCGAGGCGCTGCAGAACCTGGTGTTCTGGACCATGGGCAGCTTGTCGCGTTCCAGCTGGACCACGGTCGGCGTGCTGGCGGCGGCCTTTGCCGTGGCGCTGCCGCTGGCCATGCGCCAATCCTGGAAACTGACCGCGCTGCGCCTGGGCGAGGACCGCGCCGCGAGCTTCGGTGTGGACGTGCGCCGCGTGCGCGTTGCGGCGCTGGCCCGGGTCAGCCTGCTGTCGGCGCTGGCGGTGGCCTTTGTCGGCACGATAGGCTTCATCGGGTTGGTCGCGCCGCACATTGCGCGGCGGCTGTTCGGCGAGGACCACCGCTACTTCCTGCCGGGCAGCGCGTTGGTAGGCGCGGTGATCCTGTCACTGGCGTCGATCGCCTCCAAGAACCTCATGCCGGGCGTGGTCGTGCCGGTGGGTATCGTGACCGCCCTGGTCGGCATACCCTTTTTCGCGTCGGTGGTGCTGCGCCGGCAGATGCCATGA
- the pal gene encoding peptidoglycan-associated lipoprotein Pal encodes MKSRIAKSLTIAALAAALAACSSVPLDDKAGQGGGAGQGSSASGQILDPFNPQSILAQQRSVYFDFDSYTVSDQYRSLVETHAKYLASHQQQTIKIEGNTDERGGAEYNLALGQRRADAVRRMMTLLGVSDNQIETISFGKEKPKATGTSEADFAENRRADIVYRR; translated from the coding sequence ATGAAGTCGCGCATTGCCAAAAGCCTAACCATCGCCGCTCTGGCTGCCGCCCTGGCAGCTTGCAGCTCCGTCCCTCTCGACGATAAAGCGGGTCAGGGCGGAGGCGCTGGCCAAGGATCCTCGGCCTCTGGCCAGATCCTTGATCCCTTCAACCCCCAAAGCATCCTGGCGCAACAGCGCTCGGTGTACTTTGACTTCGACAGCTACACGGTGTCGGACCAGTACCGCAGCTTGGTCGAAACCCACGCCAAGTACCTGGCCTCGCATCAGCAGCAGACCATCAAGATCGAAGGCAACACCGACGAACGCGGCGGCGCTGAATACAACCTGGCCCTGGGCCAGCGCCGTGCCGACGCTGTGCGCCGCATGATGACCCTGCTGGGCGTCAGCGACAACCAGATCGAAACCATCAGCTTCGGTAAAGAAAAGCCGAAGGCGACTGGTACGTCGGAAGCCGACTTCGCGGAAAACCGCCGCGCCGATATCGTTTATCGCCGCTAA
- a CDS encoding DMT family transporter → MSLAAAAPARTGLGLSGTAMLLAAPALFASNMVAARWAHDANLPPVFLAFGRWLIALLILLPLAAPALRAHRKILWRALPSLAPLAVLGMGVAVAPQYIGAQNTSATNIALIFSCSPILVALLEAIIWRKPLSALRGAGLALALGGVLVVLARGDAQTLARLDFGQGDLWVLLAATGWAFYTVLQKRLSLPAVPDSARLAAMMLGGVLALAPFAAIEAAAGATPPWGDPRLAAVLLFLAVVPSLGAYYVYGRLISQAGPATAGLSMFLVPVYAALLAWPLLGEAPQLFHAYGFVMILLGVKLASSRMRAAAATAAAPA, encoded by the coding sequence ATGTCTCTCGCAGCAGCAGCACCCGCAAGAACCGGCCTGGGCCTTTCCGGCACCGCCATGCTTTTGGCCGCTCCGGCGCTCTTCGCCTCCAACATGGTGGCGGCCCGCTGGGCCCATGATGCCAACCTCCCCCCCGTGTTCCTGGCCTTCGGCCGCTGGCTGATCGCCCTGCTGATCCTGCTGCCACTGGCCGCGCCCGCCCTGCGCGCGCATCGCAAGATCTTGTGGCGCGCCCTGCCGTCGCTGGCGCCGCTGGCGGTGCTGGGCATGGGCGTGGCCGTGGCGCCGCAATACATCGGCGCCCAGAACACCAGCGCGACCAACATCGCCCTGATCTTTTCGTGCAGCCCCATCCTGGTGGCGCTGCTGGAAGCCATCATCTGGCGCAAGCCGCTGTCCGCCCTGCGCGGCGCGGGCCTGGCGCTGGCCTTGGGCGGCGTACTGGTGGTGCTGGCGCGCGGTGACGCGCAGACGCTGGCCCGCCTGGATTTCGGCCAAGGGGATCTCTGGGTGCTGCTGGCCGCCACTGGCTGGGCCTTCTACACCGTGTTGCAGAAGCGGCTGAGTCTGCCCGCGGTGCCGGACAGCGCCCGGCTGGCCGCCATGATGCTGGGCGGCGTGCTGGCCCTGGCGCCCTTTGCCGCGATCGAGGCCGCGGCCGGCGCCACGCCGCCCTGGGGCGATCCGCGACTGGCCGCGGTGCTGCTGTTCCTGGCGGTGGTGCCCAGCCTGGGCGCGTACTACGTGTACGGCCGCCTGATCAGCCAGGCCGGGCCGGCCACCGCGGGGCTGTCGATGTTCCTGGTGCCGGTCTATGCCGCGCTGCTGGCCTGGCCGCTGCTGGGCGAAGCCCCGCAGCTGTTCCATGCCTACGGTTTCGTGATGATCCTGCTGGGCGTGAAGCTGGCCTCGTCGCGCATGCGCGCGGCGGCGGCCACGGCCGCCGCCCCGGCCTGA
- the tolB gene encoding Tol-Pal system beta propeller repeat protein TolB, which produces MTPAYSRRVPPLALWRSYGLGLLMLTLACLMAIKPAHAQLRVDISGTGATQYPVAIADFAVDDTHGRALAEVIRADLTRTGQFRLINAAGSGLNVDSPIAYDDWRGKGADFIAYGSITRGADGRYDVRYRLADTVKKGQLDGVAFSGTEQELRRVAHQIADRIYEKITGVKGVFSTRIAYVLKKGATYELQVADADGQNPQVALRSREPIISPSWSPDGTKLAYVSFESGKPVVYVHNLATSARSPVANFKGNNSAPGWSPDGSKLAVALTRDGLSQIYIVGATDGSNPTRVTRSPGIDTEPSFTPDGASIIFTSDRSGGPQIYQTGSSGGEARRLTFNGGYNISPRISPDGSTLLYVARRDGAFRIASLNLSSGSETLLTDGRDDQSPSFAPNGMQVLYAAIQNGRSVLAGVSSDGRVRQTLSVLNGEIREPTWGPFTR; this is translated from the coding sequence ATGACTCCCGCTTATAGCCGACGAGTACCCCCCCTCGCTCTCTGGCGATCGTATGGACTCGGGCTGCTGATGCTGACCTTGGCCTGCCTGATGGCCATCAAGCCCGCCCATGCGCAGCTGCGCGTCGATATCTCCGGTACCGGCGCCACCCAATACCCCGTCGCCATCGCCGACTTCGCCGTCGACGACACCCATGGCCGCGCCCTGGCCGAAGTCATCCGCGCCGACCTGACCCGCACGGGCCAGTTCCGCCTGATCAACGCCGCCGGTTCCGGCCTGAACGTCGACTCCCCCATCGCCTATGACGACTGGCGTGGCAAGGGCGCCGATTTCATCGCCTACGGCAGCATCACGCGCGGCGCCGACGGCCGCTACGACGTGCGCTACCGCCTGGCCGACACGGTCAAGAAGGGCCAGCTGGACGGCGTGGCGTTCTCGGGCACCGAGCAGGAACTGCGCCGCGTGGCGCACCAGATCGCCGACCGCATTTACGAGAAGATCACCGGCGTTAAGGGCGTCTTCTCGACCCGTATCGCGTACGTGCTGAAGAAGGGCGCCACCTACGAACTGCAGGTGGCGGACGCCGACGGGCAGAACCCGCAAGTCGCCCTGCGTTCGCGCGAGCCCATCATTTCGCCGTCCTGGTCGCCCGATGGCACCAAGCTCGCCTATGTGAGCTTCGAATCCGGCAAACCTGTCGTCTACGTGCACAATCTGGCCACCAGCGCCCGTTCGCCTGTCGCCAACTTCAAGGGCAACAACAGTGCACCGGGCTGGTCGCCCGATGGCAGCAAGCTGGCGGTGGCTTTGACCCGCGATGGTTTGTCGCAAATTTACATCGTTGGCGCGACCGACGGCTCGAATCCGACCCGAGTTACGCGTTCTCCCGGGATTGACACCGAACCGAGCTTTACGCCAGACGGTGCTTCCATTATCTTTACGAGTGACCGCAGCGGCGGGCCGCAGATCTACCAGACCGGCTCGAGTGGTGGCGAAGCACGCCGCCTCACGTTTAATGGTGGTTACAACATATCACCCCGAATTTCCCCCGATGGATCGACGCTACTGTACGTTGCAAGACGCGACGGCGCGTTTCGAATCGCATCGTTGAACCTGTCCTCAGGCTCCGAGACCTTGTTGACTGATGGTCGTGACGATCAGTCCCCGAGTTTTGCGCCGAATGGAATGCAAGTCCTTTACGCCGCCATCCAAAATGGCCGTAGCGTGCTTGCTGGTGTCTCGAGCGATGGCCGCGTACGGCAGACGCTTTCGGTACTGAATGGGGAAATACGTGAACCGACTTGGGGCCCATTTACCCGATAA
- a CDS encoding ABC transporter ATP-binding protein, with translation MTAPRTAAATTLSVRGLTAGYGRSDVLHALSIPELPAGQVTALLGPNGSGKSTLLKTLAGLVRVRAGQVTLDGRDLLRQSFGERARHVVYLPQGLPAAVHLRVFESVLVAAKAGDGLGTPVDMQAIDRLLERLGIAHLALQYLDSLSGGQKQLVGLAQALIRHPRVLLLDEPLSALDLNYQFHVMQLLRQETLEHGLISVIVLHDLNVALQHADRAVMIHDGRLHAAGLPADVITPASLAAVYGVEGRVEACSRGLRQVLIDGLQARPH, from the coding sequence ATGACCGCGCCGCGCACCGCTGCAGCAACGACGCTATCCGTGCGCGGCCTCACGGCCGGCTACGGACGCTCGGACGTGCTGCATGCGCTGTCGATACCCGAGTTGCCCGCCGGCCAGGTGACCGCTCTGCTCGGCCCCAACGGCAGCGGCAAATCCACCCTGCTCAAGACCCTGGCGGGCCTGGTCCGCGTGCGCGCCGGACAGGTCACGCTGGACGGCCGCGACCTGCTGCGCCAGAGCTTCGGCGAACGCGCGCGCCACGTGGTCTACTTGCCCCAGGGCCTGCCCGCGGCCGTGCACCTGCGGGTGTTCGAATCCGTGCTGGTGGCGGCCAAGGCGGGCGACGGGCTGGGTACGCCAGTGGACATGCAAGCCATAGACCGGCTGCTGGAGCGCCTGGGCATTGCCCATCTGGCCTTGCAGTACCTGGATTCGCTGTCCGGCGGACAGAAGCAGCTGGTGGGACTGGCGCAGGCCTTGATCCGCCACCCGCGCGTGCTGCTGCTGGACGAACCGCTGTCGGCGCTGGACCTGAACTACCAGTTTCACGTCATGCAGCTGCTGCGGCAGGAAACCCTGGAACATGGCCTGATCAGCGTCATCGTGCTGCATGACCTGAACGTGGCGCTACAGCACGCCGACCGGGCCGTCATGATCCATGACGGCCGGCTGCACGCGGCGGGCCTGCCGGCGGACGTGATCACGCCGGCATCGCTGGCGGCGGTCTACGGGGTGGAAGGACGGGTGGAGGCCTGCTCGCGCGGCCTGCGGCAGGTGCTGATCGACGGGCTGCAAGCGCGCCCGCACTGA
- the ybgF gene encoding tol-pal system protein YbgF gives MRDNVLSLRPLIAATGLVLAALAAPAHAFSDDEARRAILDLRQQVQQQNEQSQRAKLQLADQIQALQQEVAQLRDQLELVSRQQPSAKPGGAAGSANPPGASAGDPQEQAAYDGAIDLFRKGQYKEASESLAAFTALYPASQLAPSAQFYLGSSRYALKDFKGAIEQLNAMVQKAPDNARAPDALLVIAGSQIEMNNRAGAKTTLQRIVRDYPTTPAASTAKSRLQLLQ, from the coding sequence ATGCGCGATAACGTTCTGTCCCTGCGTCCTCTGATTGCGGCCACCGGCTTGGTGCTTGCGGCCCTTGCGGCGCCCGCCCACGCTTTTTCCGATGATGAGGCCCGCCGGGCCATCCTGGATTTGCGCCAACAGGTGCAGCAGCAGAACGAACAAAGCCAGCGCGCCAAGCTGCAATTGGCCGATCAGATCCAGGCCTTGCAGCAGGAAGTCGCCCAACTGCGCGACCAGCTCGAACTGGTGTCGCGCCAGCAGCCCTCGGCCAAGCCGGGCGGCGCGGCGGGCAGCGCCAATCCGCCGGGAGCCTCCGCCGGCGACCCCCAGGAACAGGCCGCCTATGACGGCGCGATCGACCTGTTCCGCAAGGGCCAGTACAAGGAAGCGTCCGAATCGCTGGCCGCCTTCACCGCCCTGTACCCCGCCAGCCAGCTCGCGCCCAGCGCCCAGTTTTACCTGGGCAGCAGCCGCTATGCACTGAAGGACTTCAAGGGCGCCATCGAGCAATTGAACGCCATGGTCCAGAAGGCCCCGGACAACGCGCGCGCGCCGGATGCTCTGCTGGTCATCGCCGGCAGCCAGATCGAAATGAACAATCGCGCCGGCGCCAAGACGACGCTGCAGCGCATTGTTCGCGACTACCCGACCACGCCGGCCGCCAGCACGGCCAAGAGCCGTCTGCAGCTGCTGCAGTAA